The following are from one region of the Streptomyces rubrogriseus genome:
- a CDS encoding DUF6801 domain-containing protein yields the protein MKATPAAAPRPSRARARTTSIAAFVVLAALVPTTASASGTQEVEAELPYVCTLPSGQLPATVRVSAEFPERAVAGEAFTPSGVTTTVELPAEAVADLTARDAAEVRAATRLAVGVAQNTATAAATWRGGADPVALPGSGPLTLVTRGDVPSVAGRSDGDLTFSAGALSIDLALGAADPAAADPGSLTVDCALAEDAPEQGLLATVPVGAGEQAPGDSPSSPGPAESSGAPDGGRPDGPGDRRPERQSELSPEVLENTPGAAADRDDVPPCRYDEQHPPTDVSLNAYVTGYANVKKMKGAAYLPPSCVLIEQGLPVPGPPDPEYLIFDTLSYANFHYLERKQTPPFEATFLSFDFAPVKATMVLEQTGTMRIDSRMKIRLSDFTTITDTYVRAPLVLHVLDLEVNGTPLDVGSGCRTETSLTSEDPDPANFPGDHLVLYGRGEQIIGLPATGYLLLSGGALSGEATIPAFTGCGSDGEDLDRLLTASVSGPGNYIKQVQGQTCAIAAPVFPSPENEGQCTEDLQPYEIPVAER from the coding sequence ATGAAAGCCACGCCAGCCGCCGCCCCGCGGCCGTCCCGGGCCCGTGCCCGGACCACGTCGATCGCCGCGTTCGTCGTGCTCGCCGCCCTGGTCCCGACCACCGCCTCGGCCTCGGGCACCCAGGAGGTCGAGGCCGAACTCCCCTACGTCTGCACCCTCCCCTCGGGGCAGCTGCCCGCGACGGTGCGGGTCTCGGCGGAGTTCCCCGAACGGGCCGTGGCGGGCGAGGCGTTCACGCCGTCCGGCGTCACCACCACCGTCGAACTCCCGGCGGAGGCGGTGGCGGACCTCACCGCGCGCGACGCGGCCGAGGTACGGGCGGCCACCCGGCTCGCCGTCGGCGTCGCCCAGAACACGGCCACGGCCGCGGCGACCTGGCGGGGCGGCGCCGATCCCGTCGCGCTGCCCGGGTCGGGACCGCTGACGCTGGTGACGCGGGGAGACGTCCCCTCGGTGGCCGGCCGGAGCGACGGCGACCTGACGTTCTCCGCGGGCGCCCTCTCGATCGACCTGGCGCTCGGGGCGGCGGACCCGGCCGCCGCGGACCCAGGCTCGCTGACCGTCGACTGCGCCCTCGCCGAGGACGCGCCGGAGCAGGGGCTGCTGGCCACCGTGCCGGTCGGGGCGGGCGAACAGGCACCCGGCGATTCGCCGTCCTCGCCGGGACCGGCCGAGTCCTCCGGGGCGCCGGACGGCGGACGGCCGGACGGACCGGGGGACCGACGGCCGGAACGGCAGTCCGAGCTCTCGCCCGAGGTGCTGGAGAACACCCCTGGCGCCGCCGCTGACCGCGACGACGTCCCGCCCTGCCGCTACGACGAGCAGCACCCGCCCACGGACGTGTCGCTCAACGCCTATGTCACCGGCTACGCCAACGTGAAGAAGATGAAGGGCGCCGCGTACCTCCCGCCGTCCTGCGTGCTGATCGAGCAGGGGCTGCCCGTGCCGGGCCCGCCGGATCCGGAGTACCTGATCTTCGACACCCTGTCGTACGCGAACTTCCACTACCTGGAGCGCAAGCAGACCCCGCCCTTCGAAGCGACGTTCCTGTCCTTCGACTTCGCCCCGGTGAAGGCCACCATGGTGCTGGAGCAGACGGGAACCATGCGGATCGACTCGCGCATGAAGATACGGCTGTCCGACTTCACCACGATCACCGACACCTACGTCCGGGCCCCGCTGGTCCTGCACGTGCTGGACCTCGAGGTCAACGGAACACCCCTGGACGTCGGTTCCGGGTGCCGGACCGAGACGTCCCTCACCTCCGAGGACCCGGACCCCGCGAACTTCCCCGGCGACCACCTGGTGCTCTACGGCCGGGGCGAGCAGATCATCGGCCTGCCTGCCACCGGCTACCTGCTCCTGAGCGGCGGCGCGCTGTCCGGCGAGGCGACCATCCCCGCCTTCACCGGCTGCGGCAGCGACGGCGAGGACCTCGACCGCCTGCTCACCGCCTCCGTCTCGGGTCCGGGCAACTACATCAAGCAGGTCCAGGGCCAGACGTGCGCGATCGCCGCCCCCGTCTTCCCGAGCCCTGAGAACGAAGGCCAGTGCACCGAGGACCTCCAGCCCTACGAGATCCCCGTCGCCGAGCGCTGA
- a CDS encoding ABC transporter ATP-binding protein, with amino-acid sequence MGIEVVVEGLTKSFGKQSIWRDVSLTLPAGEVSVMLGPSGTGKTVFLKSLIGLLKPEKGRVLINGVDMVNSPERDIYETRKLFGLMFQDGALFGSMSLFDNIAFPLREHTRKKESEIRRIVMERIEVVGLLGAEGKLPGEISGGMRKRAGLARALVLDPQIILCDEPDSGLDPVRTAYISQLLIDLNAQLDATMLIVTHNLDIAATVPDNMGMLFLRQLVTFGPREVLLTSDEPVVAQFLGGRREGPIGMSEEKDAATLAAEADAAPAAPAGPRVIVPQLEPSPGMPPRQAVVRRRERVMGMLDSLPPAARSAIRDTYAKSSEAATLPMPTAGSGA; translated from the coding sequence ATGGGAATCGAAGTAGTGGTCGAGGGCCTGACCAAGTCCTTCGGTAAGCAGAGCATCTGGCGGGACGTGTCACTCACTCTTCCGGCGGGAGAGGTCAGCGTGATGCTGGGCCCGTCCGGAACCGGTAAGACCGTTTTCCTGAAGTCGCTCATCGGGCTGCTCAAACCCGAGAAGGGCCGTGTCCTCATCAACGGGGTGGACATGGTGAACAGTCCGGAAAGGGACATCTACGAGACCCGGAAACTGTTCGGTCTCATGTTCCAGGACGGCGCCCTCTTCGGGTCCATGTCGCTTTTCGACAACATCGCCTTCCCGCTGCGCGAACACACCCGCAAGAAGGAGTCCGAGATCCGCCGCATCGTCATGGAGCGGATCGAGGTCGTCGGGCTGCTGGGCGCGGAGGGAAAGCTGCCGGGAGAGATCAGCGGAGGCATGCGCAAGCGGGCGGGACTGGCCCGCGCGCTCGTCCTCGACCCGCAGATCATCCTCTGCGACGAACCGGACTCCGGTCTCGACCCGGTCCGCACCGCCTACATCTCCCAGCTGCTGATCGACCTGAACGCGCAGCTCGACGCGACGATGCTGATCGTCACCCACAACCTCGACATCGCGGCCACCGTGCCGGACAACATGGGGATGCTCTTCCTGCGCCAACTCGTCACCTTCGGCCCGCGCGAGGTGCTGCTCACCAGTGACGAGCCGGTCGTGGCCCAGTTCCTGGGCGGCCGGCGCGAGGGGCCCATCGGGATGTCCGAGGAGAAGGACGCGGCCACCCTCGCCGCCGAGGCGGACGCCGCCCCCGCGGCCCCGGCCGGCCCCCGCGTGATCGTCCCGCAGCTGGAGCCCTCGCCCGGCATGCCGCCGCGTCAGGCCGTCGTCCGCCGCCGTGAGCGAGTCATGGGCATGCTCGACTCGTTGCCGCCCGCCGCACGGTCCGCCATCCGGGACACCTACGCGAAGAGTTCCGAGGCGGCCACCCTGCCGATGCCCACCGCCGGGAGCGGCGCGTGA
- a CDS encoding MlaE family ABC transporter permease: MASPLVWLDRSGDQLLFYVRALLWVPRTLRRYLKEVQRLLAEVAFGSGGLGVIGGTIGVMIAMTLFTGTVVGIQGYAALDQIGTSAFTGFVSAYFNTREIAPLVAGLALSATVGAGFTAQLGAMRINEEVDALEGMGIRSMPYLVTTRIIAGVVAIIPLYAIGLLSSFLASRYVTVLFNGQSRGTYDHYFNLFLSPTDVLLSVLKVLIFSVMVIVAHCYYGYRASGGPAGVGVAVGRSVRNAIVLISVTDFFLSLALWGATTTVKVAG; the protein is encoded by the coding sequence ATGGCCTCCCCGCTCGTCTGGCTCGACCGCTCCGGCGACCAACTGCTCTTCTACGTCCGGGCCCTGCTGTGGGTCCCGCGGACCCTGCGCCGCTACCTCAAGGAGGTGCAGCGCCTCCTCGCGGAGGTGGCCTTCGGCTCCGGCGGCCTCGGCGTCATCGGCGGCACCATCGGCGTGATGATCGCGATGACGCTCTTCACCGGAACCGTCGTCGGAATCCAGGGCTACGCCGCCCTCGACCAGATCGGCACGTCGGCGTTCACCGGATTCGTCTCCGCCTACTTCAACACCCGCGAGATCGCGCCCCTCGTCGCCGGACTCGCCCTCTCCGCGACCGTCGGGGCCGGCTTCACCGCCCAGCTCGGCGCGATGCGCATCAACGAGGAGGTCGACGCGCTGGAAGGCATGGGCATCCGCTCCATGCCCTACCTCGTCACCACCCGCATCATCGCCGGCGTCGTCGCCATCATCCCGCTCTACGCGATCGGGCTGCTCTCCTCCTTCCTCGCCTCCCGCTACGTGACCGTCCTGTTCAACGGGCAGTCCCGCGGCACCTACGACCACTACTTCAACCTCTTCCTCTCCCCGACGGACGTGCTGCTCTCCGTCCTGAAGGTGCTGATCTTCAGCGTGATGGTGATCGTCGCCCACTGCTACTACGGCTACCGCGCCTCCGGCGGCCCGGCCGGTGTCGGCGTCGCCGTCGGCCGGTCGGTGCGCAACGCCATCGTGCTGATCAGCGTCACCGACTTCTTCCTTTCGCTGGCCCTGTGGGGCGCGACCACGACCGTGAAGGTGGCGGGGTGA
- a CDS encoding MCE family protein: MSRPEGHTLRRRLAGVVFVLVPALLIWLAVAVYDKKFTDSDPVVVETGSAGNQMHPGAEVKLRGVVVGEVRAIDATGDGARLTLAMKPGTLDDVPSDVRAQMLPTTLFGERFVALVPPANPSPEPLAAGAVVPQDRSANAIELQQVLDDVLPMLTAVQPQKLSATLSAVSQALEGRGERLGDTLTLLDEHLAEFNPNLPALNRDLKELVKVSHVYADAAPDIITALTDFTTTSGTLAEQEAELAATLGATTRTAEDVTAFLHKNKDNIIRLGDTSRPTLELLAEYSPAFPCTLRTLAEFVPAMDKALGKGTDRPGIHVDVTSVASRGAYRPGRDTPVYDSGGGPRCPSVPYLGALPRPTARTAAPAAEQDLGPANSPQENDLVNELLAPAAGKSPDDLPDWSSLLVGPVYRGTEVTLG, encoded by the coding sequence ATGAGCCGACCGGAAGGACACACGCTGCGCCGCCGGCTCGCCGGGGTCGTCTTCGTGCTGGTGCCCGCCCTGCTGATCTGGCTGGCCGTCGCCGTCTACGACAAGAAGTTCACCGACTCCGACCCGGTGGTCGTCGAGACCGGCAGCGCCGGCAACCAGATGCACCCCGGCGCCGAGGTGAAGCTGCGCGGCGTGGTCGTCGGCGAGGTCCGCGCCATCGACGCCACCGGCGACGGCGCCCGGCTCACCCTCGCCATGAAGCCCGGCACGCTGGACGACGTACCCTCCGACGTCCGCGCGCAGATGCTGCCCACCACCCTGTTCGGCGAGCGGTTCGTCGCCCTCGTACCGCCCGCGAACCCCTCGCCCGAGCCCCTGGCGGCCGGGGCCGTGGTCCCCCAGGACCGGTCGGCCAACGCCATCGAGCTCCAGCAGGTGCTCGACGACGTCCTGCCGATGCTCACCGCCGTCCAGCCGCAGAAGCTCTCCGCCACCCTGTCCGCCGTCTCGCAGGCCCTCGAAGGCCGTGGGGAGCGGCTCGGCGACACGCTCACCCTGCTGGACGAGCACCTGGCGGAGTTCAACCCCAACCTGCCCGCCCTCAACCGTGACCTCAAGGAACTCGTGAAGGTCAGCCATGTCTACGCGGACGCCGCGCCCGACATCATCACGGCGCTCACCGACTTCACCACCACCAGCGGCACCCTCGCCGAGCAGGAGGCGGAACTCGCCGCCACCCTCGGCGCCACGACCCGGACGGCCGAGGACGTGACGGCCTTCCTGCACAAGAACAAGGACAACATCATCCGGCTCGGCGACACCAGCCGCCCCACCCTGGAACTGCTCGCCGAGTACTCCCCGGCCTTCCCCTGCACCCTGCGCACCCTCGCCGAGTTCGTGCCGGCCATGGACAAGGCGCTCGGCAAGGGCACCGACCGCCCCGGCATCCACGTGGACGTCACCAGCGTCGCCTCGCGCGGGGCCTACCGACCCGGCCGCGACACCCCGGTGTACGACTCCGGCGGCGGGCCCCGCTGCCCCTCGGTGCCCTACCTCGGCGCCCTGCCCAGGCCCACCGCCCGGACCGCGGCCCCCGCGGCCGAGCAGGACCTCGGGCCCGCCAACTCCCCGCAGGAGAACGACCTCGTCAACGAACTCCTGGCCCCCGCCGCCGGGAAGAGCCCCGACGACCTGCCCGACTGGAGCAGCCTGCTCGTCGGCCCCGTCTACCGCGGTACGGAGGTGACCCTCGGATGA
- a CDS encoding MCE family protein yields MTGADHAHTRRRPLTGPLVKSLVFVVVTALATTVLGLSVAGTSVDSGTGTSTYKALFTDVTGLVDGDSVRISGVTVGEVTDVRVVHRRTAQVTFTVRDDRTLPRSTTAAVKYLNMVGQRYVSLGRGSGDLTGTLPDGGTVPLDRTTPALDLTLLFNGFKPLFEGLSPKDVNELAGSIVQVLQGEGATVDSLIRHVGSLGTTVAAKDKVIGEVVENLTTVLDTLNDREDGFDDLVVTLQKLVTGFNQDRKPLGEAVAAMGDLTTVTAGLLEDGRAPLKQDIRELGRLSDNLGEHTPQIEDFLEKSPAKMTALARLSSYGSWFNLYLCEARVSGVSTSDGSKPPTGIAITESRCRG; encoded by the coding sequence ATGACCGGCGCCGACCACGCGCACACCCGGCGCCGTCCGCTGACCGGACCGCTGGTCAAGTCCCTCGTCTTCGTGGTGGTCACCGCCCTCGCCACGACCGTGCTCGGCCTCAGCGTCGCCGGCACCAGTGTCGACTCCGGCACCGGCACCAGCACCTACAAGGCCCTGTTCACCGACGTCACCGGGCTCGTCGACGGCGACAGCGTGCGGATCTCCGGCGTGACGGTCGGCGAGGTGACCGACGTACGCGTCGTCCACCGGCGCACCGCCCAGGTCACCTTCACGGTCCGCGACGACCGCACGCTGCCCCGCTCCACCACCGCCGCCGTGAAGTACCTCAACATGGTCGGCCAGCGCTACGTCTCCCTCGGCCGCGGCAGCGGCGACCTCACCGGCACCCTCCCGGACGGCGGCACCGTCCCGCTGGACCGCACCACGCCCGCGCTCGACCTGACCCTGCTCTTCAACGGCTTCAAGCCGCTCTTCGAGGGCCTCTCCCCGAAGGACGTCAACGAACTCGCCGGATCGATCGTGCAGGTGCTCCAGGGCGAGGGCGCCACCGTCGACAGCCTGATCCGCCACGTCGGCTCGCTCGGCACGACCGTCGCCGCCAAGGACAAGGTCATCGGCGAGGTCGTCGAGAACCTCACCACCGTCCTGGACACCCTCAACGACCGCGAGGACGGCTTCGACGACCTCGTGGTCACCCTCCAGAAGCTCGTCACCGGCTTCAACCAGGACCGCAAACCCCTCGGCGAGGCCGTCGCCGCCATGGGCGACCTGACCACCGTCACCGCGGGCCTCCTCGAGGACGGACGCGCCCCCCTCAAGCAGGACATCCGCGAACTGGGCCGGCTCTCGGACAACCTCGGCGAGCACACCCCGCAGATCGAGGACTTCCTGGAGAAGAGCCCCGCCAAGATGACCGCGCTGGCCCGCCTGTCCTCCTACGGCTCGTGGTTCAACCTCTACCTCTGCGAGGCGCGCGTGAGCGGAGTCAGCACCTCCGACGGCTCCAAGCCGCCGACCGGCATCGCGATCACCGAATCGAGGTGCCGCGGATGA
- a CDS encoding MCE family protein — MKRPRIKPVKERNPVAVGVAGLLVLTLVALLVYNVDRLPFGGGTTYSADFSESAGLDEGDEVRIAGVKVGQVTAVALDGAKVKVTFEVEDAWIGDRTTAAIAIKTVLGDKYLALDPLGSGRQDPGARIPLARTTSPYDVTQAFQDLSGTVDDIDTGRLAESFETISDTFKDSPPHVRKAATGLSDLSKSISKRDAKLSELLKGSARFTKTLENNKSSFETLIEDGGPLLGELRDRRTAISALLKGSQDLGTELGGLVKDNEKQLGPTLKALGRVTSVLEKNNTRLGETLALVGPYYRLVGNTLGNGRWFDSYLCGVVPRDYLPETSQPSTGCLPPKQPAAAQGSGAR; from the coding sequence ATGAAGCGCCCCCGCATCAAGCCGGTCAAGGAGCGCAACCCCGTCGCCGTCGGCGTCGCCGGACTGCTCGTCCTCACCCTGGTCGCCCTGCTCGTCTACAACGTCGACCGGCTGCCGTTCGGCGGCGGCACCACCTACAGCGCCGACTTCTCCGAGTCCGCCGGCCTCGACGAGGGCGACGAGGTGCGCATCGCCGGCGTCAAGGTCGGCCAGGTCACCGCGGTCGCGCTCGACGGCGCCAAGGTCAAGGTCACCTTCGAGGTCGAGGACGCCTGGATCGGCGACCGGACGACAGCCGCCATCGCCATCAAGACCGTCCTCGGCGACAAGTACCTGGCGCTCGACCCGCTCGGCTCCGGCCGCCAGGACCCCGGCGCCCGCATCCCGCTCGCCCGCACCACCTCCCCCTACGACGTGACCCAGGCCTTCCAGGACCTCAGCGGCACCGTCGACGACATCGACACCGGACGGCTCGCGGAGAGCTTCGAGACCATCTCCGACACCTTCAAGGACTCCCCGCCGCACGTGCGCAAGGCGGCCACCGGCCTGTCCGACCTGTCGAAGTCGATCTCGAAGCGCGACGCGAAGCTCTCCGAACTCCTCAAGGGCAGCGCGCGGTTCACCAAGACGCTGGAGAACAACAAGTCCAGCTTCGAGACCCTCATCGAGGACGGCGGCCCGCTGCTCGGCGAACTCCGCGACCGGCGCACCGCCATCAGCGCCCTGCTCAAGGGCAGCCAGGACCTCGGCACCGAACTCGGCGGCCTCGTCAAGGACAACGAGAAGCAGCTCGGCCCCACCCTCAAGGCGCTCGGCCGGGTCACCAGCGTCCTGGAGAAGAACAACACCCGGCTGGGCGAGACCCTCGCCCTGGTCGGCCCGTACTACCGCCTGGTCGGCAACACCCTGGGCAACGGCCGCTGGTTCGACAGCTACCTGTGCGGCGTCGTGCCCCGCGACTACCTGCCCGAGACCTCCCAGCCCTCGACCGGATGCCTGCCGCCGAAACAGCCCGCGGCGGCCCAGGGGAGCGGTGCGCGATGA
- a CDS encoding MCE family protein yields MTRRRKILTGVLALVVLAAGGLAAARALEAGGTRVTAYFDRAIGVYAGSDLRILGVRVGEVESVDPEGTRVRVGLRLDDGIKVPEDARAVVVAPSVVADRYVQLTPAYRKGPALADGAVLPASRNHVPVEIDQIYDSITELGDALGPDGANSDGALSELLRTGADNLDGNGEAIGDGVEEFGKAAKTLDGSSGDLFRTLAGLQTFTTMLKNKDTDVRTAQERLDEVVGFFADNKDDLTGALEELGKALGQVKTFIEDNRGELKKNVDRLVPITRTLVEQRASLAEALDVAPLAADNVVNAYNPDTRTLDGRANLNEISSGGPLLPLPVAGTEKGEGR; encoded by the coding sequence ATGACCCGACGCCGAAAGATCCTCACCGGGGTGCTCGCCCTCGTGGTGCTCGCCGCCGGCGGCCTGGCCGCGGCCCGGGCCCTCGAAGCCGGCGGCACCCGCGTCACCGCCTACTTCGACCGCGCCATCGGCGTCTACGCCGGGTCCGACCTGCGCATCCTCGGGGTGCGGGTCGGCGAGGTGGAGTCGGTGGACCCCGAGGGCACCAGGGTCCGCGTCGGCCTCCGGCTGGACGACGGGATCAAGGTCCCCGAGGACGCGCGGGCCGTCGTCGTCGCGCCGAGCGTCGTCGCCGACCGCTACGTGCAGCTCACCCCCGCCTACCGCAAGGGCCCCGCCCTCGCCGACGGCGCCGTGCTGCCCGCCTCCCGCAACCACGTCCCCGTCGAGATCGACCAGATCTACGACTCCATCACCGAACTCGGCGACGCCCTCGGCCCGGACGGCGCCAACTCCGACGGCGCCCTGTCCGAACTGCTGAGGACCGGCGCCGACAACCTCGACGGCAACGGCGAGGCCATCGGCGACGGCGTCGAGGAGTTCGGCAAGGCCGCCAAGACCCTCGACGGCAGCAGCGGGGACCTGTTCAGGACGCTCGCCGGCCTCCAGACCTTCACCACCATGCTGAAGAACAAGGACACCGACGTGCGCACCGCCCAGGAACGCCTGGACGAGGTCGTCGGCTTCTTCGCCGACAACAAGGACGACCTCACCGGTGCGCTGGAGGAACTCGGCAAGGCCCTCGGCCAGGTCAAGACCTTCATCGAGGACAACCGGGGCGAGCTGAAGAAGAACGTCGACCGGCTCGTCCCCATCACCCGGACCCTGGTCGAGCAACGTGCCTCGCTGGCCGAGGCGCTGGACGTGGCACCGCTGGCCGCCGACAACGTCGTGAACGCCTACAACCCCGACACCCGCACCCTCGACGGCCGCGCCAACCTCAACGAGATCAGCAGTGGCGGCCCGCTGCTGCCGCTGCCCGTGGCCGGGACGGAGAAGGGGGAGGGGCGATGA
- a CDS encoding MCE family protein, protein MKRATLPGGRVAGLTAGGLAALGLALALTVGGVTVVPSGFDGIEDLPLPGGADLGDHPYTVTAELQDVLSLVPHSAVRVNDVAVGRITGIELGEDDWSARVTMEINGKVRLPADATARLEQSSLLGEKYVQLVAPAKETGAGRLTDGSVIPLARTSRNTEVEEVFGALSLLLNGGGVNQLKTITRELNAALGGREPEVRSMLKRVNTLVGDLDDHRGDITDALDAVNRLSSTLATRKEDVGTVLTDLSPGLKTLERQRGSLLTMLRSLDTLSGVAVSTINASKDDMIADLKAVAPTLRALADAGTDLPDSLQVLLTYPFTDEVLRGVKGDYLNTYLSMVAVPGTEVIPPLVDGGTPGPTASATAQDGGSDPAAKKPAAKDPAAKEPTSRKGSPGKQGSASPLPLPSVSGTGPASGGEHG, encoded by the coding sequence ATGAAGCGCGCGACGCTCCCCGGGGGCCGGGTGGCCGGCCTCACCGCCGGGGGACTGGCCGCCCTCGGACTCGCCCTCGCCCTGACCGTCGGCGGGGTCACCGTCGTACCGAGCGGCTTCGACGGCATCGAGGACCTGCCGCTGCCCGGCGGCGCCGACCTCGGCGACCACCCCTACACCGTCACCGCGGAACTCCAGGACGTGCTCAGCCTCGTCCCGCACTCCGCGGTACGGGTCAACGACGTCGCCGTCGGCCGGATCACCGGCATCGAACTCGGCGAGGACGACTGGTCCGCCCGCGTCACCATGGAGATCAACGGCAAGGTGCGGCTGCCCGCCGACGCCACCGCCCGCCTCGAACAGTCCAGCCTGCTGGGCGAGAAGTACGTCCAGCTCGTCGCGCCCGCCAAGGAGACCGGAGCCGGCCGGCTGACCGACGGGAGCGTCATCCCGCTGGCCCGCACCAGCCGCAACACCGAGGTCGAGGAGGTGTTCGGCGCGCTGTCGCTGCTCCTCAACGGCGGCGGTGTCAACCAGCTCAAGACCATCACCCGGGAGCTCAACGCCGCGCTCGGCGGCCGCGAACCCGAGGTCCGCTCGATGCTGAAGCGGGTCAACACCCTGGTGGGCGACCTCGACGACCACCGCGGGGACATCACCGACGCCCTCGACGCCGTCAACCGGCTCTCCTCGACCCTCGCCACCCGCAAGGAGGACGTCGGCACCGTCCTCACCGACCTCTCGCCCGGACTGAAGACGCTGGAGAGGCAGCGCGGGTCCCTGCTGACCATGCTGCGCTCCCTCGACACGCTGTCCGGCGTCGCCGTCTCCACCATCAACGCGAGCAAGGACGACATGATCGCCGACCTCAAGGCCGTCGCGCCGACGCTGCGGGCCCTGGCCGACGCGGGCACGGACCTGCCCGACTCGCTCCAGGTGCTGCTGACGTACCCGTTCACCGACGAGGTGCTGCGCGGGGTGAAGGGCGACTACCTCAACACGTACCTGAGCATGGTCGCCGTGCCCGGGACCGAGGTGATCCCGCCGCTGGTGGACGGGGGCACGCCCGGGCCGACCGCGTCCGCGACGGCGCAGGACGGCGGATCGGACCCGGCCGCGAAGAAGCCGGCCGCCAAGGACCCGGCCGCCAAGGAGCCGACCTCGCGGAAGGGGTCCCCGGGAAAGCAGGGCTCCGCCTCGCCGCTGCCGCTGCCCTCCGTGTCCGGGACCGGGCCGGCGTCCGGGGGTGAACACGGGTGA
- a CDS encoding MCE family protein, whose translation MITLAVRLKNLAFLLIAVLALSFLGIRYADLGRYVGVADYYTVDVQLPRTGGLFTHSDVTYRGVSVGRVGPIDLTAEGVVAELRIKKSAPRIPADTKAVVAGLSAVGEQYIDLRPESDGSPYLADGTRIEQADTEVPAPVTDVLTSVDDLVSSVPLEDLRTVVDEFGKAFEGHGDDLQVLLDSGSDFVEAADRALPSTTLLINDGETVLRTQAQEAQAIRGFAVGAKDLAAALKGSDADLRRLLAVTPEAATQVSGLLRDLDPSLGVVLANLLTTSEVAVTRQRGIEELLVKYPAAVSAGATAVDGGKLDLGLAVTFFSPLPCTDGYGGTRYRNGLDLGTAPALNTDAACTAPASGGKNVRGSANAPTSGPVPDPATPGSLPSGGGRTTPAGGGSPAEDGSTALPGALALPGQSGEAPAGLTGLLAPAAGGAR comes from the coding sequence GTGATCACGCTCGCCGTACGGCTGAAGAACCTCGCCTTCCTCCTCATCGCCGTCCTCGCCCTCTCCTTCCTCGGCATCCGCTACGCCGACCTGGGCCGCTACGTGGGCGTCGCCGACTACTACACCGTCGACGTGCAACTCCCGCGCACCGGAGGGCTGTTCACCCACTCCGACGTGACCTACCGGGGCGTGTCGGTGGGCCGCGTCGGTCCGATCGACCTCACCGCCGAGGGCGTCGTCGCCGAACTCCGCATCAAGAAGTCCGCGCCCCGCATCCCCGCCGACACCAAGGCCGTGGTCGCCGGGCTCTCCGCCGTCGGCGAGCAGTACATCGACCTGCGGCCCGAGAGCGACGGCTCCCCCTACCTCGCCGACGGCACCCGCATCGAACAGGCCGACACCGAGGTGCCGGCGCCCGTCACCGACGTCCTCACCAGCGTCGACGACCTGGTGAGCTCAGTCCCGCTGGAGGACCTGCGCACGGTCGTCGACGAGTTCGGCAAGGCCTTCGAAGGACACGGCGACGACCTCCAGGTGCTGCTCGACAGCGGCAGCGACTTCGTCGAGGCCGCCGACCGCGCCCTGCCGTCCACCACGCTGCTCATCAACGACGGCGAGACCGTCCTGCGCACCCAGGCCCAGGAGGCGCAGGCCATCCGGGGCTTCGCGGTCGGAGCGAAGGACCTGGCCGCCGCCCTCAAGGGCTCCGACGCCGACCTGCGCCGCCTGCTCGCGGTCACCCCCGAGGCCGCCACCCAGGTCAGCGGCCTGCTGCGGGACCTCGACCCGAGCCTCGGGGTCGTCCTCGCCAACCTGCTGACCACCTCCGAGGTAGCCGTCACCCGGCAGCGCGGCATCGAGGAACTCCTCGTGAAGTACCCGGCGGCCGTCTCCGCCGGTGCCACCGCCGTCGACGGGGGCAAGCTGGACCTCGGCCTGGCCGTCACCTTCTTCAGCCCCCTGCCCTGCACCGACGGCTACGGCGGCACCCGCTACCGCAACGGCCTCGACCTCGGCACCGCGCCCGCCCTCAACACCGACGCCGCCTGCACCGCCCCGGCGTCGGGCGGGAAGAACGTACGCGGCTCGGCCAACGCCCCGACGAGCGGCCCGGTCCCCGACCCGGCCACCCCCGGCTCCCTGCCCTCGGGCGGCGGCCGGACCACCCCGGCCGGGGGCGGCTCCCCGGCCGAGGACGGCTCCACGGCCCTCCCCGGTGCGCTCGCCCTGCCCGGACAGAGCGGTGAGGCACCGGCCGGCCTGACCGGTCTCCTCGCCCCGGCCGCCGGGGGTGCGCGATGA